A DNA window from Streptomyces sp. CA-278952 contains the following coding sequences:
- a CDS encoding rubrerythrin family protein → MEPDQSPADGVRAAFLAEAATAARYTYCAQVAEIEGHPEAARVFGELAESVTCAAHGHLDLLRGLLGGDDPGPGSALGDTRRNLAAAISGDLGEATERYPGLAARAHMDGVADLASWLETLCTLKKTHVDRLEQALTGLDEPRSAGNGAP, encoded by the coding sequence ATGGAACCGGACCAGTCCCCCGCCGACGGTGTGCGCGCAGCGTTCCTCGCCGAGGCGGCCACCGCGGCGCGGTACACCTACTGCGCACAGGTCGCCGAGATCGAGGGTCACCCCGAGGCGGCCAGGGTGTTCGGCGAGCTCGCCGAGAGCGTGACCTGCGCCGCCCACGGCCACCTGGATCTGCTGCGCGGCCTGCTGGGCGGCGACGATCCGGGCCCCGGCAGCGCGCTCGGCGACACCCGCCGCAACCTCGCCGCGGCGATCAGCGGCGACCTCGGGGAGGCCACCGAACGCTACCCCGGCCTGGCGGCGCGGGCCCACATGGACGGCGTGGCCGATCTGGCGAGCTGGCTGGAGACGCTGTGCACGTTGAAGAAGACGCACGTGGACCGGCTGGAGCAGGCCCTCACCGGGCTGGACGAGCCGCGGTCCGCCGGGAACGGAGCGCCATGA